One Odocoileus virginianus isolate 20LAN1187 ecotype Illinois chromosome 4, Ovbor_1.2, whole genome shotgun sequence DNA segment encodes these proteins:
- the GPR87 gene encoding G-protein coupled receptor 87, whose protein sequence is MGLNLTLAKLPDDEPRGPGNHTPSNTSDRLARNATVHNEFDTIVLPGLYLVIFVASILLNGLAVWIFFHIRNKTSFIFYLKNIVVADLIMTLTFPFRIVHDAGLGPWYFRFILCKYSSVLFYANMYTSIVFLGLISIDRYLKVVKPFGDSRMYSITFTKVLSVCVWVLMAVLSLPNIILTNVQPTRENIHECTQLKSPLGVEWHHAITYVNSCLFVVVLVILIGCYIAISRYIHKSSRQFISQSSRKRKHNQSIRVVVAVFFTCFLPYHLCRIPFTFSHLDRLLDESAHKILYYCKEMTLFLSACNVCLDPIIYFFMCRSFSRRLFKKSNIRTRSESIRSLQSVRRSEVRIYYDYTDV, encoded by the exons ATGGGGCTCAACTTGACACTTGCAAAATTACCAG ATGATGAACCGCGTGGCCCAGGGAATCACACCCCAAGTAACACGAGCGACCGACTCGCAAGGAACGCCACCGTTCACAACGAATTCGACACTATCGTCTTGCCTGGGCTCTACCTCGTTATATTCGTGGCAAGCATCTTGCTGAATGGCCTAGCAGTATGGATCTTCTTTCACATTAGGAATAAAACCAGCTTCATATTCTATCTCAAAAACATAGTGGTGGCCGACCTCATAATGACGCTGACGTTTCCGTTTCGCATCGTCCATGACGCGGGACTGGGACCGTGGTACTTCAGGTTCATCCTCTGCAAATACTCCTCGGTTCTATTTTACGCCAACATGTATACTTCCATCGTGTTTCTGGGGCTGATCAGCATCGATCGCTACCTGAAGGTGGTAAAGCCATTTGGCGACTCTCGCATGTACAGCATAACCTTCACAAAGGTTCTGTCTGTCTGCGTCTGGGTGCTCATGGCTGTCCTGTCCTTGCCAAACATCATTCTAACCAACGTCCAGCCAACCAGGGAAAATATTCATGAGTGCACGCAACTCAAGAGTCCTCTGGGAGTGGAATGGCATCACGCCATCACTTACGTCAACAGCTGCCTGTTCGTGGTCGTGCTGGTGATACTGATCGGGTGTTACATAGCCATTTCCAGGTACATCCACAAATCCAGCAGGCAATTCATAAGCCAATCAAGCCGAAAGCGAAAACATAACCAGAGCATCAGAGTGGTCGTGGCTGTGTTCTTTACCTGCTTTCTACCCTATCACTTGTGTAGGattcccttcactttcagtcactTGGACAGACTTTTAGATGAGTCGGCACACAAGATCCTGTATTACTGCAAAGAAATGACACTTTTCTTGTCTGCGTGCAATGTGTGCCTGGACCCCATCATTTACTTTTTCATGTGTCGCTCATTTTCAAGAAGGCTATTCAAAAAATCAAACATCAGAACAAGGAGTGAAAGCATCCGATCACTACAGAGTGTCAGAAGATCCGAGGTCCGCATATACTATGATTATACTGACGTGTAG